The Bacillota bacterium genome includes the window CAGCTCGCGCGTCACCGCCTCGGCCGGCCAGCCCAGGGCGCGCGCCGCGGCGGCGGCGGCGACCGCGTTGTAGGCGTTGTAGAGGCCGGGCAGCTGGAAGCGGACCAGGCTGGCCAGTTCGCCCGCCCCCTCGCGCAGGCGGAGGGCGCTCTCGCGCCCGCTCCGCACCGGCTCCGCCTCCCACTCCGGCACCGGCCGGCGAAAGCCGCAGGCCGGGCAGGCCCAGTCGCCCAGGTGGGCGAAGGTGACGCTCCGGTAGAGGAGCGGCCGGCCGCAGCGCGGGCAGAGGACCGCGTCGCCGGCGGGCCGGCGGGGCGCCCACCCCGCCGGCGGCCGCAGGCCGAAGAAGCGGACCCTCCGGTCGGGCCGCGCCAGCGAGGCGACGTGGGGATCGTCGGCGTTGAGCAGGAGCTCCGTCTCCGGCGAGGCCTCGATCCCTCGGGCGACCCGCTCCACCACCCCCATCAGCTCGCCATAACGGTCCAGCTGGTCGCGGAAGAAGTTGGTCACCACCAGGAGCCGGGGCCGGAGCGCCGGCAGCGCCCGCGCCACGGTCGCCTCGTCCACCTCCAGCACCGCGAACTGCCGCGCGCCCTGCGCGCGCTGGACCGCCAGGCTGGTGATGAGGCCGCTCACCAGGTTGGCGCCGGCGGCGTTGTGCGCCAGGCGCAGGCCGGCCCGCCGGCCCACGCCGGCCAGGAGCGTGGCCGTGGTCGTTTTGCCGTTGGTACCGGTGACCACCGCGCTCCCCTGCTGAAGATCGCCCGCCAGGTGTTCCAGGAGGCGCGGGTCCAGGCGCCCTCCCAGGAGGCCGGGCAGGCTGGAGCCGCCACGGCCGGAGAGGCGCGCCAGCCGTTCGGCCGCTGCCACGGTCCGCCAGGCGAACGCGAAGCGGAGACCCGCGCCGTCACCCTTCGTCATCGTCCCCTCTTTCGGCCTCCCGGGCCGCCCGCGCCCGCCCCGGCGGCGCTGGCCGGTTTGACAGCGGCGGGCGCGGCGCCTTAGAA containing:
- a CDS encoding MurT ligase domain-containing protein, yielding MTKGDGAGLRFAFAWRTVAAAERLARLSGRGGSSLPGLLGGRLDPRLLEHLAGDLQQGSAVVTGTNGKTTTATLLAGVGRRAGLRLAHNAAGANLVSGLITSLAVQRAQGARQFAVLEVDEATVARALPALRPRLLVVTNFFRDQLDRYGELMGVVERVARGIEASPETELLLNADDPHVASLARPDRRVRFFGLRPPAGWAPRRPAGDAVLCPRCGRPLLYRSVTFAHLGDWACPACGFRRPVPEWEAEPVRSGRESALRLREGAGELASLVRFQLPGLYNAYNAVAAAAAARALGWPAEAVTRELAEATPAFGRMERFLARGHPVRLALVKNPAGFDAVLETLAGEEAGALILAINDRVADGRDISWLWDVRFEDFRALLEGSEPLVASGLRAEEMALRLALAGVGRRRIELEPDPERALERVLARLPDGRPVTLCLTYTALLDVHRRLSRRYALPAFWERGARRGA